The Cervus canadensis isolate Bull #8, Minnesota chromosome 9, ASM1932006v1, whole genome shotgun sequence genome contains a region encoding:
- the LACC1 gene encoding purine nucleoside phosphorylase LACC1 yields the protein MAEAVLIDLFGLKLNSQKNCHQTLLKTLNAVRYHHGAKAKFFCIMCCSNISCDHDNCELETGNGLSALLREFETVSNPSMAASLYIIKQKVDEKNLSSIKVIVPVYRKTLMKAFIDQLFTDVYNFEFEDLQMTLKGGLLKQSTEVNIITAQELEAIQNEIETYLRSLPALKGELTIITSPLIPDTFIHGFTTRTGGISYIPTLSSFNLFSSSKRRDPKAVVQENLRRLGKAAGFNANKFYQIKTDHANDVWIMGRKEPESYDGITTNQRGVTIAALGADCIPIVFADPVKKACGVAHSGWKGTLLGVAMATVNAMREEYGCSLEDIIVVLGPSVGPCCFTLPRESAKAFHNLDPGCVRLFDSPNPCVDIRKATRILLERGGILPQNIQDQNQDLNLCTSCHPDKFFSHVRDGPNFGTQIGFISVRE from the exons ATGGCAGAAGCAGTGTTGATTGATCTCTTTGGTTTGAAACTGAACTCTCAGAAAAACTGTCATCAGACATTATTAAAGACATTGAATGCGGTCAGATACCACCATGGTGCCAAGGCCAAGTTTTTTTGCATAATGTGTTGTAGTAACATCAGCTGTGACCATGATAATTGTGAATTAGAAACAGGCAATGGATTATCAGCTCTCTTGAGAGAATTTGAGACTGTTAGCAATCCCAGCATGGCTGCCTCTTTGTATATAATTAAACAAAAAGTTGATGAAAAAAATTTGAGTAGCATTAAGGTAATTGTGCCTGTGTACCGGAAGACATTAATGAAGGCTTTCATTGACCAACTCTTTACTGATGTTTACAATTTTGAGTTTGAAGATTTACAGATGACTTTGAAGGGAGGTCTTTTGAAACAGTCTACTGAAGTAAACATAATCACAGCTCAAGAACTAGAAGCAATCCAGAATGAAATAGAAACATATTTGAGAAGTTTGCCAGCACTGAAGGGAGAATTAACCATTATCACATCTCCTTTGATCCCAG ATACTTTCATACATGGATTTACTACAAGAACAGGTGGGATATCTTACATACCAACTCTTAGTTCATTCAATCTCTTCAGTAGTTCCAAACGGAGAGATCCCAAGGCTGTTGTTCAAGAAAATCTGCGTAGGTTGGGGAAGGCTGCAGGATTTAATGCGAATAAATTTTACCAAATAAAG ACTGATCATGCCAATGATGTCTGGATTATGGGAAGGAAGGAGCCTGAATCTTATGATGGAATCACCACAAATCAAAGAGGAGTCACGATAGCAGCTCTTGGTGCTGACTGTATTCCCATAGTTTTTGCAGATCCTGTCAAGAAAGCATGTGGGGTTGCTCACTCTG GTTGGAAAGGTACCTTGTTAGGTGTTGCTATGGCTACAGTGAACGCTATGAGAGAAGAATATGGCTGCAGTTTGGAAGACATTATTGTTGTACTGGGGCCTTCAGTTGGACCGTGCTGTTTTACTCTTCCAAGGGAATCAGCAAAGGCATTTCATAATCTTGATCCCGGATGTGTACGGCTGTTTGACTCACCAAATCCCTGTGTTGACATCCGTAAAGCCACTAG GATTCTTCTTGAACGGGGAGGAATTCTGCCACAGAATATTCAGGACCAGAACCAGGATCTCAACCTCTGTACGTCTTGTCATCCTGACAAGTTTTTTTCCCATGTCCGAGATGGCCCTAACTTTGGTACACAGATTGGCTTCATCTCAGTTAGAGAATGA